The Saccharomyces cerevisiae S288C chromosome VII, complete sequence genome includes a region encoding these proteins:
- the COS12 gene encoding Cos12p (Endosomal protein involved in turnover of plasma membrane proteins; member of the DUP380 subfamily of conserved, often subtelomeric COS genes; required for the multivesicular vesicle body sorting pathway that internalizes plasma membrane proteins for degradation; Cos proteins provide ubiquitin in trans for nonubiquitinated cargo proteins) produces the protein MDGAKFENTVAFLPSEIFDCYNSTLPKNVFRSFVTWSCYEKFNSLEFRTWLLMWLPLIIAWKIRGKRHYLVIVTALMFEVLYFLWTYSYIFRERTLGKQVSQFAKEIITNTPGIDTEDWERVAVNFNSYLYENKLWNTEYFFFDGSSCQEAFRKMLLEPFSLKKNDFANAKVPDGSVCYTEKALQVYFTQIERKWHWINSEGFLHNKTTQSVQFSKHGYGSKLLWAFKEVTIMNSRFAFFSIAYLNGLLTIPRLRNSLHILYVCAVLSSMIIEYLIGIDKFRFKSMNLIHKLQFLSYITCGHEKSDATNWSQIAKRTNTYMFEQKIWNSPILFSDGIDCEKFFKWYFSTPVSSQASLSVGSTDFELWPYIKEAQSACNDV, from the coding sequence ATGGATGGAGccaaatttgaaaatactgTAGCTTTTTTACCAtctgaaatatttgattgCTACAATTCCACGCTACCCAAGAATGTATTCCGAAGTTTTGTTACCTGGTCCTGCTATGAGAAATTCAATTCCTTAGAATTCCGCACTTGGCTATTAATGTGGTTACCACTCATTATTGCGTGGAAAATACGTGGTAAAAGACACTATCTCGTTATCGTTACTGCTCTTATGTTTGAAGTGCTGTATTTCTTATGGACATATTCGTACATATTCCGAGAACGCACCTTAGGAAAGCAAGTTTCTCAATTTGCTAAAGAGATCATTACAAATACTCCGGGTATAGACACTGAAGACTGGGAACGTGTTGCAGtaaatttcaattcttatttatatgaaaataaactttGGAATACTgagtactttttttttgatggtTCCAGCTGCCAAGAAGCGTTCAGAAAGATGCTTCTTGAGCCAttttccttgaaaaaaaatgactttGCTAATGCCAAGGTACCTGACGGATCTGTTTGTTACACTGAAAAAGCTTTGCAGGTTTATTTTACACAGATAGAGAGAAAATGGCACTGGATTAATTCTGAAGGATTTTTACACAATAAAACCACACAGAGTGTTCAATTTTCGAAACATGGTTACGGTTCCAAACTTCTCTGGGCTTTCAAGGAAGTGACAATAATGAATTCACGCTTTGCGTTCTTCAGTATTGCTTACTTAAACGGTCTCCTTACTATACCAAGACTAAGAAATTCACTGCATATCCTCTATGTATGTGCAGTTCTTTCATCTATGATAATTGAATATTTAATAGGGATCGACAAATTCAGGTTCAAATCAATGAATCTGATACATAAACTACAGTTCTTGTCATATATTACATGTGGACACGAGAAGTCTGATGCAACTAATTGGTCTCAAATTGCGAAGAGGACGAATACTTACATGTTTGAGCagaaaatttggaattCGCCAATACTGTTCTCAGATGGTATTGATTGtgaaaagttttttaaaTGGTATTTCAGTACCCCTGTATCTTCGCAAGCGTCTTTGTCAGTTGGTTCCACTGATTTTGAACTCTGGCcatatataaaagaagCACAATCAGCTTGCAATGATGTGTAA
- a CDS encoding uncharacterized protein (hypothetical protein; null mutant displays elevated sensitivity to expression of a mutant huntingtin fragment or of alpha-synuclein; YGL262W is not an essential gene) yields the protein MRNNVTELVNSIIGVQTPGSLPDTLSGAHSLQRRISYFDVNWISWNWDNVNVDLNKEVKKSRPLLGEEDDQCMFGWFANNPGWKYYWSVTDNPDPGYKENYSDIGDENAVHGELYFNTYGGLMASVMTTKMVLNAKRQLVVIDTIVVKAICDYVMKYWKKKVNLTTISLYLMLKL from the coding sequence ATGCGTAATAATGTGACTGAATTGGTCAACAGTATAATAGGTGTTCAAACACCTGGATCGCTACCAGATACTCTTTCTGGGGCACATTCATTGCAGAGACGCATAAGCTATTTTGACGTCAATTGGATATCATGGAATTGGGACAATGTAAATGTTGATCTTAATaaagaggtaaaaaaaagtaggCCCCTCCTTGGGGAGGAGGACGATCAATGCATGTTCGGTTGGTTCGCAAATAATCCAGGGTGGAAATATTACTGGTCGGTAACTGATAATCCTGATCCAGGATATAAAGAGAATTACTCTGACATTGGAGATGAAAATGCTGTCCACGGTGAATTATATTTTAACACATATGGGGGGTTGATGGCTTCTGTAATGACAACAAAGATGGTGCTCAATGCGAAGAGACAGCTTGTGGTTATTGATACAATTGTGGTAAAGGCCATCTGCGATTATGTTATGAaatattggaaaaaaaaggttaaCCTTACTACGATATCATTATATTTGATGTTAAAGTTATAA
- the PAU11 gene encoding seripauperin PAU11 (hypothetical protein; member of the seripauperin multigene family encoded mainly in subtelomeric regions; mRNA expression appears to be regulated by SUT1 and UPC2) — protein sequence MVKLTSIAAGVAAIAATASATTTLAQSDERVNLVELGVYVSDIRAHLAQYYMFQAAHPTETYPVEVAEAVFNYGDFTTMLTGIAPDQVTRMITGVPWYSSRLKPAISSALSKDGIYTIAN from the coding sequence atGGTCAAATTAACTTCAATCGCCGCTGGTGTCGCTGCCATCGCTGCTACTGCTTCCGCAACCACCACTCTAGCTCAGTCTGACGAAAGAGTCAATTTGGTTGAATTAGGTGTCTACGTCTCTGATATCAGAGCTCACTTGGCTCAATACTACATGTTCCAAGCCGCCCACCCAACGGAAACCTACCCAGTTGAAGTTGCTGAAGCCGTTTTCAACTACGGTGACTTCACCACCATGTTGACTGGTATTGCCCCAGACCAAGTGACCAGAATGATCACCGGTGTTCCATGGTACTCCAGCAGATTAAAGCCAGCCATCTCCAGTGCTCTATCCAAGGACGGTATCTACACTATCGCAAACTAG
- a CDS encoding uncharacterized protein (hypothetical protein; transcription is significantly increased in a NAP1 deletion background; deletion mutant has increased accumulation of nickel and selenium), with product MEMLLFLNESYIFHRLRMWSIVLWHSCVFVCAECGNANYRVPRCLIKPFSVPVTFPFSVKKNIRILDLDPRTEAYC from the coding sequence ATGGAGATGCTCTTGTTTCTGAACGAATCATACATCTTTCATAGACTTCGTATGTGGAGTATTGTATTATGGCACTCATGTGTATTCGTATGCGCAGAATGTGGGAATGCCAATTATAGGGTGCCGAGGTGCCTTATAAAACCCTTTTCTGTGCCTGTGacatttcctttttcggtcaaaaagaatatccGAATTTTAGATTTGGACCCTCGTACAGAAGCTTATTGTTAA
- the YPS5 gene encoding Yps5p (Protein with similarity to GPI-anchored aspartic proteases; such proteases are Yap1p and Yap3p; mCherry fusion protein localizes to the vacuole) — protein sequence MQLFSILSLLSSLMCSLTVLGSSASSYVKFPVQKFADIINIGTQDVSTVFKRNEVLNTTVINGIGVYVVKMEIGTPPQTVYLQLDTGSSDMIVNNADIAYCKSMSDGSDYASTDNYELTATFTGPRSTTTSPELITLSALIGVNSMQETHLLLRITRLSSMTYTY from the coding sequence ATGCAATTGTTTTCCATCCTCTCTTTGTTGTCATCATTGATGTGTTCATTGACCGTTTTAGGGTCTTCCGCAAGTTCCTATGTTAAGTTTCCTGTTCAAAAGTTTGCTGATATTATAAATATAGGCACACAGGATGTTTCTACCGtcttcaaaagaaatgagGTTCTTAACACCACAGTGATAAATGGAATAGGAGTGTATGTTGTCAAGATGGAAATCGGAACGCCTCCACAAACGGTGTACCTACAGTTAGATACTGGCTCTTCAGATATGATTGTGAATAATGCTGACATTGCCTATTGCAAATCGATGTCTGACGGATCTGACTACGCTTCAACTGATAATTACGAACTCACGGCAACATTCACTGGGCCTCGTTCTACTACCACCTCACCAGAGCTTATAACACTGTCCGCTCTTATAGGGGTAAATTCAATGCAAGAAACTCATCTACTTTTAAGAATAACGCGACTTTCTTCAATGACATATACGTATTAG